The following proteins come from a genomic window of Edaphobacter sp. 4G125:
- a CDS encoding c-type cytochrome, protein MKKIYLLVLVSALAGCRSAPPPPTPLEQLNAQQMHGHAVYQEHCRICHNDRNNTPLVGPALIGVFKKQYLPSGAAATDERVSATILHGRNMMPAQANVIDQQDLNDLLAYLHTL, encoded by the coding sequence ATGAAGAAAATCTATCTTTTAGTGCTGGTCAGCGCGTTGGCTGGATGTAGGTCAGCTCCTCCTCCACCAACGCCTCTCGAGCAGTTGAATGCACAGCAGATGCATGGCCATGCGGTTTATCAGGAGCACTGCCGGATCTGCCACAATGACCGGAACAACACCCCGCTCGTTGGGCCGGCATTGATTGGAGTCTTCAAGAAGCAGTATCTTCCCAGCGGAGCCGCCGCAACCGACGAGCGCGTATCGGCAACCATCCTGCATGGGCGGAACATGATGCCCGCGCAGGCCAACGTGATCGACCAGCAGGACCTCAACGATCTTCTGGCCTATTTGCATACTCTATGA
- the dacB gene encoding D-alanyl-D-alanine carboxypeptidase/D-alanyl-D-alanine endopeptidase: protein MNKVLAAAISAVVCAGIAPAQSQNSGCDGPVKAKTSRSGPCSELARKISEVLADPAVARAHWGIKVTAMDGAPIYSLNDGQLFQPASNTKMFTTATALALLGANTTFTTKVISRGTFSAPGKLTGDVVLVGAGDANLSGRVIPYVPPSMRPKVAPGQQPPPAPPALRYLKDMADQVAKTGLKVINGDIVGDDTLYPWEPYPSDWSIDDAVWGYGAPVSALVINDNQLQLTVAPGDAPGKPTNITIDPIAPYYTVDATALVTGPHGSGSHVQIERAMGSKVLRIYGSIAVDARPDEEEIAIHDPAEYAAAALKSMLEVRGILVTGVARAKHRISTDARGFFRASHEPILAMDWSKTYAPPQTSIACVSNCSSTAPAETVLAQHISPPLIEDMVVTNKVSQNLHAEMFLHNLGAAVLGDGSTVGGARVIRAFLTTRAGLDPDDFIFFDGSGLSGHDLVTPRATARLLQYAATQPWFADWKRTLPIGGEDGSLVERFGKAPLKDHVFAKTGTLSEARALSGYLDCASGKAVIFSVMVSAHSPATAADRIAMDKIVGLIAAAN from the coding sequence ATGAACAAAGTGCTGGCAGCTGCAATTTCAGCGGTGGTGTGCGCAGGCATCGCTCCGGCTCAATCGCAAAATTCTGGATGCGACGGTCCCGTAAAGGCGAAGACAAGTCGTAGCGGGCCGTGCAGCGAGCTGGCAAGGAAGATCTCCGAGGTGCTGGCGGATCCGGCGGTTGCGCGTGCGCACTGGGGGATCAAGGTTACGGCGATGGATGGTGCGCCCATCTATTCGTTGAACGATGGGCAGTTGTTTCAACCGGCCAGCAATACCAAGATGTTCACTACAGCCACAGCCCTTGCCCTGCTGGGTGCGAATACGACCTTTACGACGAAGGTGATCTCGCGCGGAACCTTCAGCGCTCCCGGCAAACTTACAGGCGATGTCGTGCTGGTCGGAGCGGGAGATGCAAACCTCTCGGGACGAGTGATTCCATATGTTCCTCCGTCGATGCGCCCCAAGGTTGCTCCCGGACAGCAGCCTCCTCCGGCGCCACCTGCACTACGGTATCTCAAAGACATGGCCGATCAGGTCGCCAAGACCGGGTTGAAGGTCATCAACGGCGATATTGTGGGCGATGACACACTCTATCCCTGGGAGCCTTATCCGAGTGACTGGTCGATTGATGATGCAGTCTGGGGATACGGCGCTCCTGTCTCGGCGCTTGTCATCAATGACAATCAGCTTCAGCTGACCGTAGCTCCGGGAGATGCACCTGGAAAGCCTACGAACATCACTATCGACCCCATCGCGCCTTACTACACCGTCGATGCTACGGCGTTGGTTACAGGACCGCACGGGAGCGGCTCTCATGTGCAGATCGAACGAGCGATGGGATCCAAGGTGCTGCGCATCTATGGTTCGATTGCTGTGGATGCACGCCCCGACGAGGAAGAGATCGCCATCCACGACCCAGCCGAGTATGCCGCCGCGGCGCTGAAGTCGATGCTTGAGGTGCGTGGGATTCTTGTGACAGGAGTAGCCCGGGCGAAGCATCGCATTTCGACCGATGCGAGAGGATTCTTCCGTGCATCGCATGAGCCGATTCTGGCGATGGACTGGAGTAAGACCTACGCGCCTCCACAGACGTCCATCGCATGTGTGAGTAACTGCAGCAGCACGGCTCCAGCAGAGACGGTTCTCGCGCAACACATCTCGCCCCCTTTGATTGAGGACATGGTGGTGACCAACAAGGTCAGCCAGAACCTCCATGCGGAGATGTTCCTCCACAACCTTGGTGCTGCTGTTCTTGGCGATGGTTCGACCGTAGGTGGAGCGCGGGTGATCCGAGCGTTCCTGACAACTCGTGCCGGACTCGACCCCGATGACTTCATCTTCTTCGATGGCTCAGGATTGAGTGGACATGATCTTGTTACTCCTCGCGCAACGGCACGACTGCTTCAATACGCTGCTACCCAACCCTGGTTCGCCGACTGGAAGCGTACCTTGCCGATTGGTGGCGAGGATGGCTCGCTGGTTGAGCGGTTCGGCAAGGCTCCACTGAAGGACCACGTCTTCGCCAAAACAGGAACTCTGAGTGAGGCTCGCGCCCTGAGCGGATATCTCGATTGTGCGAGCGGAAAGGCCGTGATTTTTTCGGTCATGGTCAGCGCACATTCTCCCGCTACGGCTGCCGATCGCATTGCGATGGACAAGATTGTCGGCTTGATTGCCGCGGCAAATTGA
- a CDS encoding DUF6496 domain-containing protein: MATKKASKKSSKKSPSKKSTRSTSKKSRSASKKTSAKKSTARKSTSKKANKKSSSRKYGPSVGKNVEREMREMKRGKLKSGRSGKKVTSRKQAIAIGLSEARKAGKKVPPRKKS; the protein is encoded by the coding sequence ATGGCAACCAAAAAGGCAAGCAAGAAGTCTTCGAAGAAATCTCCAAGCAAGAAGAGTACGAGAAGCACAAGTAAGAAGAGCAGGAGTGCGAGTAAGAAGACCTCGGCAAAGAAATCTACCGCGAGAAAATCTACATCGAAGAAGGCGAACAAGAAGTCGAGTTCAAGAAAGTATGGTCCGTCCGTTGGAAAGAATGTAGAGCGCGAGATGCGTGAGATGAAGCGCGGCAAGCTGAAGAGCGGACGCAGCGGTAAAAAAGTCACCAGTCGGAAACAGGCGATTGCGATTGGACTCTCGGAGGCGCGCAAGGCGGGAAAGAAGGTTCCGCCGCGAAAGAAAAGTTAA
- a CDS encoding glycoside hydrolase family 76 protein, with translation MTFQRIVLLFLCLNTAFVCSSQERTQNGEPKPEMLHRAQLAVDALQQWYVPRTGLYRTTGWWNSANAITAITGFMRMSGSRKYVSVLSHTYATAQVPVPKEQQTVEGKEMTGFPGFLNKYYDDEGWWALAWIDAYDLTHDARYLTMAESIFADMAGGWDATCGGGIWWSKDRTYKNAIANELFLSVAAHLATRSSEDRDKYAGWAAKEWQWFRQSGMINSENLINDGLTIDAKTGACRNNQKTVWSYNQGVILGGLAEWSRHQGNAAVLDDARKIADAALAHLGDGEGVLHDVCEPKCGADAIQFKGIFVRNLRALDTVAPEPRYAKAFRVNAGSIWTKNRTPQNTFGVTWSGPPEAIDAGTQSSALDALVAALPHDSAPTDVEKVAEAVK, from the coding sequence ATGACCTTCCAGCGGATCGTCCTGCTTTTTCTCTGTCTCAATACGGCATTCGTTTGCAGCTCTCAGGAGCGGACGCAGAACGGCGAACCGAAGCCGGAGATGCTTCATCGGGCGCAGCTTGCGGTGGATGCTTTGCAGCAGTGGTATGTGCCCCGTACGGGTCTTTATCGCACGACGGGATGGTGGAACTCCGCCAATGCGATCACCGCAATTACAGGCTTCATGCGCATGAGCGGATCAAGAAAATATGTCTCTGTGCTGAGCCACACCTATGCCACGGCGCAAGTCCCTGTCCCGAAGGAGCAACAAACGGTCGAAGGCAAGGAGATGACCGGTTTCCCTGGATTCCTGAACAAGTATTACGACGATGAGGGTTGGTGGGCACTCGCATGGATCGACGCGTACGATCTCACCCACGATGCGCGCTACCTGACGATGGCGGAGTCCATCTTCGCCGATATGGCCGGCGGTTGGGACGCAACCTGTGGCGGGGGCATCTGGTGGAGCAAAGACCGTACCTATAAGAATGCAATCGCCAATGAGTTGTTTCTCTCGGTTGCAGCGCATCTGGCCACGCGCTCGTCTGAGGATCGAGATAAATATGCTGGTTGGGCAGCGAAGGAATGGCAATGGTTCCGCCAATCGGGAATGATCAACAGCGAAAACCTGATTAATGATGGCCTGACAATCGATGCCAAAACGGGTGCATGCCGCAACAACCAGAAGACGGTCTGGAGCTACAACCAGGGCGTGATCCTGGGAGGATTGGCGGAGTGGTCCCGGCATCAAGGCAACGCCGCAGTGCTGGACGATGCCCGGAAAATTGCGGATGCAGCATTGGCGCATCTTGGGGACGGGGAGGGAGTCCTGCATGATGTCTGCGAACCAAAGTGCGGCGCCGATGCTATCCAGTTCAAAGGCATCTTCGTGCGAAACCTGCGGGCATTGGATACGGTTGCCCCGGAACCGCGTTATGCCAAAGCCTTCCGAGTCAATGCGGGCTCAATCTGGACGAAAAACCGCACTCCACAGAACACATTTGGCGTGACGTGGTCCGGACCTCCGGAGGCTATTGATGCGGGAACGCAAAGCTCGGCTTTGGATGCCCTGGTGGCAGCTCTACCGCACGACTCCGCGCCAACCGACGTGGAAAAGGTCGCTGAGGCGGTAAAATAA
- the purU gene encoding formyltetrahydrofolate deformylase codes for MPTTKPASAVLLITCPDQKGLVATVSSELYRFGANIIHADQHQDHEEGLFFMRVEWSLNDFDLASFRTAFEAIATRFGMDWQLKVSTQRPRVAIFVSQHLHCLADLLHRHQLGEFECDIPLVISNHTDGEALTRFYGIDFQCIEASAENRTEAEQRQLALLREVNVDLIVLARYMQILTPEFVAQYPFGIINVHHSFLPAFIGARPYHAAFRRGVKLIGATSHYVTAELDDGPIIEQDVARISHRDQVQDLIARGRDLERLVLSRAVRWHLDGRIVSYRNKTVIFD; via the coding sequence TTGCCGACCACCAAACCAGCCTCTGCTGTTCTGCTGATCACGTGCCCGGACCAAAAGGGACTGGTTGCTACTGTCTCAAGCGAGCTCTACCGCTTCGGAGCCAACATCATTCACGCAGACCAGCACCAGGACCATGAAGAGGGTCTCTTCTTTATGCGGGTCGAGTGGTCTCTGAATGACTTCGATCTTGCCAGCTTCCGCACTGCGTTTGAGGCGATCGCCACGCGCTTTGGGATGGACTGGCAGCTTAAGGTGAGCACGCAGCGGCCCCGCGTTGCCATCTTTGTCTCGCAGCATCTGCATTGCCTGGCCGATCTGTTGCATCGCCACCAGCTTGGTGAGTTTGAGTGCGATATCCCCCTCGTCATCAGCAATCATACGGATGGCGAAGCGCTGACACGGTTCTATGGGATTGACTTTCAATGTATCGAGGCCTCAGCCGAAAACCGTACCGAGGCTGAGCAGCGACAGCTTGCTCTGCTGCGGGAGGTCAATGTCGACCTGATTGTGCTGGCGCGCTATATGCAGATCCTGACGCCGGAGTTTGTTGCTCAGTATCCTTTCGGCATCATCAACGTGCATCACTCGTTTCTGCCTGCGTTTATTGGAGCACGGCCCTATCATGCTGCCTTCCGTCGCGGCGTCAAGCTGATTGGAGCGACCAGCCACTACGTTACCGCCGAGCTGGACGACGGTCCCATCATTGAGCAGGACGTTGCGCGCATCTCGCACCGGGATCAGGTGCAGGATCTAATTGCCCGAGGACGCGATCTGGAGCGCCTGGTGCTCTCCCGCGCAGTGCGCTGGCATCTGGATGGACGCATCGTCTCATATCGCAACAAAACGGTGATCTTCGACTGA
- a CDS encoding sulfite exporter TauE/SafE family protein — MSGNTVEVLSVIFFATFIRSAFGFGEALVAVPLLALYLPLTVAAPLAVLVSITIAAVVVIQDWRKIHFRSTGWLFASTLLGIPVGLLLLTSVHQQAVKIALAIIILAFALYSLIGRRPPELKTDAPGWLVGCGFCAGVLGGAYGMNGPPLVIYGAMRRWSAQHFRATLQGYFLPASIVGMAGYWAAGLWSRAVTHYFLLCVPILWPAIWLGRVVNHRLHGQSFLRYVYLGLMGIAVLLLVQSARA, encoded by the coding sequence ATGAGTGGAAACACCGTCGAGGTCCTTTCGGTGATCTTCTTTGCCACCTTCATCCGATCGGCCTTTGGATTTGGCGAGGCGCTGGTTGCAGTTCCTCTGCTGGCCCTCTACCTTCCCCTCACCGTTGCGGCGCCGCTGGCGGTGTTGGTCTCCATCACGATTGCAGCGGTTGTCGTCATACAGGACTGGCGCAAGATTCATTTCCGCAGCACCGGATGGCTCTTTGCCTCGACATTATTGGGAATTCCTGTCGGGCTGCTGCTGCTGACCAGTGTGCATCAGCAAGCTGTGAAGATTGCGCTGGCGATCATCATCTTGGCCTTTGCACTGTACTCGCTGATTGGCCGCAGGCCGCCGGAGCTGAAGACCGATGCTCCCGGTTGGCTGGTTGGTTGCGGCTTCTGTGCCGGTGTCCTCGGTGGAGCTTACGGAATGAACGGGCCTCCGCTGGTCATCTATGGTGCGATGCGGCGCTGGTCGGCGCAGCACTTCCGCGCCACATTGCAGGGATACTTTCTTCCCGCGAGCATTGTCGGAATGGCGGGCTACTGGGCCGCCGGACTCTGGAGCCGCGCCGTTACGCACTATTTTCTGCTCTGCGTTCCGATTCTCTGGCCCGCGATCTGGCTGGGCCGAGTGGTCAATCATCGGTTGCATGGCCAAAGCTTTCTTCGCTATGTCTATCTGGGGCTGATGGGGATTGCTGTCCTGCTGTTGGTGCAGTCCGCTCGCGCATAG